Proteins from a single region of Callithrix jacchus isolate 240 chromosome 12, calJac240_pri, whole genome shotgun sequence:
- the ZNF785 gene encoding zinc finger protein 785 isoform X3, whose translation MRETCGHLGALGFSGPKSAFISWVEGEMEAWSPEVQDPEGESPGTVSGGQGQKAGSRDGNEEKERVKNCPKQKVVAHEVALKEWLPSAICPELCSSKPWLEDTVTRRPPYSCLHCGRNFSYPSLLASHQRVHSGERPFPCTQCSARFSQRKYLLQHQFIHTGEKPYPCPDCGRRFRQRGSLAIHRRAHTGEKPYACPDCKSRFTYPYLLAIHQRKHTGEKPYSCPDCSLRFAYTSLLAIHRRAHTGEKPYPCPDCGRRFTYSSLLLSHQRIHSDSRPFPCAECGKAFKRKSALEAHQWIHRSCSER comes from the exons ATGCGGGAGACCTGCGGCCACCTGGGCGCGCTGG GATTTTCAGGCCCCAAATCCGCTTTTATCTCTTGGGtggaaggagaaatggaagcGTGGAGCCCGGAGGTCCAGGATCCCGAGGGTGAGAGCCCTGGAACTGTCAGCGGAGGCCAGGGACAGAAAGCAG GATCCAGGGATGGGAATGAGGAGAAGGAAAGGGTGAAGAACTGTCCAAAACAAAAAGTGGTGGCACATGAAGTGGCTCTCAAGGAGTGGTTGCCCAGCGCCATCTGCCCAGAGCTCTGCAGCAGCAAGCCCTGGCTCGAGGACACTGTGACCCGAAGACCGCCCTACTCTTGCCTACACTGTGGCCGCAACTTTAGCTACCCTTCCCTCCTGGCCAGCCACCAGCGGGTCCACTCCGGGGAGCGGCCCTTCCCCTGCACCCAGTGCTCAGCACGTTTCTCCCAGCGCAAGTACCTGCTCCAGCATCAGTTCATCCACACCGGCGAGAAGCCCTACCCCTGTCCCGACTGCGGACGCCGCTTCCGCCAGAGGGGTTCCCTCGCTATCCACAGGCGGGCTCACACTGGGGAGAAGCCCTACGCGTGCCCAGACTGCAAGAGTCGCTTCACTTACCCCTACCTGCTGGCCATCCACCAGCGCAAGCACACCGGCGAGAAGCCCTATAGCTGCCCCGACTGCAGCCTCCGTTTTGCCTACACCTCGCTGCTGGCCATCCACAGGCGCGCACACACGGGCGAGAAGCCCTACCCCTGTCCAGACTGCGGCCGCCGCTTCACCTACTCTTCTCTCCTCCTCAGTCACCAGCGCATTCACTCCGACAGCCGGCCCTTCCCCTGCGCAgagtgtgggaaagccttcaagCGCAAGTCCGCCCTGGAAGCCCATCAGTGGATCCACCGCTCCTGCAGCGAGAG GTGA
- the ZNF785 gene encoding zinc finger protein 785 isoform X4, protein MEAWSPEVQDPEGESPGTVSGGQGQKAGSRDGNEEKERVKNCPKQKVVAHEVALKEWLPSAICPELCSSKPWLEDTVTRRPPYSCLHCGRNFSYPSLLASHQRVHSGERPFPCTQCSARFSQRKYLLQHQFIHTGEKPYPCPDCGRRFRQRGSLAIHRRAHTGEKPYACPDCKSRFTYPYLLAIHQRKHTGEKPYSCPDCSLRFAYTSLLAIHRRAHTGEKPYPCPDCGRRFTYSSLLLSHQRIHSDSRPFPCAECGKAFKRKSALEAHQWIHRSCSER, encoded by the exons atggaagcGTGGAGCCCGGAGGTCCAGGATCCCGAGGGTGAGAGCCCTGGAACTGTCAGCGGAGGCCAGGGACAGAAAGCAG GATCCAGGGATGGGAATGAGGAGAAGGAAAGGGTGAAGAACTGTCCAAAACAAAAAGTGGTGGCACATGAAGTGGCTCTCAAGGAGTGGTTGCCCAGCGCCATCTGCCCAGAGCTCTGCAGCAGCAAGCCCTGGCTCGAGGACACTGTGACCCGAAGACCGCCCTACTCTTGCCTACACTGTGGCCGCAACTTTAGCTACCCTTCCCTCCTGGCCAGCCACCAGCGGGTCCACTCCGGGGAGCGGCCCTTCCCCTGCACCCAGTGCTCAGCACGTTTCTCCCAGCGCAAGTACCTGCTCCAGCATCAGTTCATCCACACCGGCGAGAAGCCCTACCCCTGTCCCGACTGCGGACGCCGCTTCCGCCAGAGGGGTTCCCTCGCTATCCACAGGCGGGCTCACACTGGGGAGAAGCCCTACGCGTGCCCAGACTGCAAGAGTCGCTTCACTTACCCCTACCTGCTGGCCATCCACCAGCGCAAGCACACCGGCGAGAAGCCCTATAGCTGCCCCGACTGCAGCCTCCGTTTTGCCTACACCTCGCTGCTGGCCATCCACAGGCGCGCACACACGGGCGAGAAGCCCTACCCCTGTCCAGACTGCGGCCGCCGCTTCACCTACTCTTCTCTCCTCCTCAGTCACCAGCGCATTCACTCCGACAGCCGGCCCTTCCCCTGCGCAgagtgtgggaaagccttcaagCGCAAGTCCGCCCTGGAAGCCCATCAGTGGATCCACCGCTCCTGCAGCGAGAG GTGA
- the ZNF785 gene encoding zinc finger protein 785 isoform X1, whose amino-acid sequence MRETCGHLGALGFSGPKSAFISWVEGEMEAWSPEVQDPEGESPGTVSGGQGQKAGSRDGNEEKERVKNCPKQKVVAHEVALKEWLPSAICPELCSSKPWLEDTVTRRPPYSCLHCGRNFSYPSLLASHQRVHSGERPFPCTQCSARFSQRKYLLQHQFIHTGEKPYPCPDCGRRFRQRGSLAIHRRAHTGEKPYACPDCKSRFTYPYLLAIHQRKHTGEKPYSCPDCSLRFAYTSLLAIHRRAHTGEKPYPCPDCGRRFTYSSLLLSHQRIHSDSRPFPCAECGKAFKRKSALEAHQWIHRSCSERCGWQQAAVGLSEPVHVLGGQDPPVHFRHFPDIFQECG is encoded by the exons ATGCGGGAGACCTGCGGCCACCTGGGCGCGCTGG GATTTTCAGGCCCCAAATCCGCTTTTATCTCTTGGGtggaaggagaaatggaagcGTGGAGCCCGGAGGTCCAGGATCCCGAGGGTGAGAGCCCTGGAACTGTCAGCGGAGGCCAGGGACAGAAAGCAG GATCCAGGGATGGGAATGAGGAGAAGGAAAGGGTGAAGAACTGTCCAAAACAAAAAGTGGTGGCACATGAAGTGGCTCTCAAGGAGTGGTTGCCCAGCGCCATCTGCCCAGAGCTCTGCAGCAGCAAGCCCTGGCTCGAGGACACTGTGACCCGAAGACCGCCCTACTCTTGCCTACACTGTGGCCGCAACTTTAGCTACCCTTCCCTCCTGGCCAGCCACCAGCGGGTCCACTCCGGGGAGCGGCCCTTCCCCTGCACCCAGTGCTCAGCACGTTTCTCCCAGCGCAAGTACCTGCTCCAGCATCAGTTCATCCACACCGGCGAGAAGCCCTACCCCTGTCCCGACTGCGGACGCCGCTTCCGCCAGAGGGGTTCCCTCGCTATCCACAGGCGGGCTCACACTGGGGAGAAGCCCTACGCGTGCCCAGACTGCAAGAGTCGCTTCACTTACCCCTACCTGCTGGCCATCCACCAGCGCAAGCACACCGGCGAGAAGCCCTATAGCTGCCCCGACTGCAGCCTCCGTTTTGCCTACACCTCGCTGCTGGCCATCCACAGGCGCGCACACACGGGCGAGAAGCCCTACCCCTGTCCAGACTGCGGCCGCCGCTTCACCTACTCTTCTCTCCTCCTCAGTCACCAGCGCATTCACTCCGACAGCCGGCCCTTCCCCTGCGCAgagtgtgggaaagccttcaagCGCAAGTCCGCCCTGGAAGCCCATCAGTGGATCCACCGCTCCTGCAGCGAGAGGTGCGGGTGGCAGCAGGCCGCGGTGGGGCTTTCAGAGCCCGTCCatgttttgggaggccaggatccCCCAGTTCACTTCCGGCACTTTCCAGATATATTTCAGGAGTGTGGGTGA
- the ZNF785 gene encoding zinc finger protein 785 isoform X2 — MEAWSPEVQDPEGESPGTVSGGQGQKAGSRDGNEEKERVKNCPKQKVVAHEVALKEWLPSAICPELCSSKPWLEDTVTRRPPYSCLHCGRNFSYPSLLASHQRVHSGERPFPCTQCSARFSQRKYLLQHQFIHTGEKPYPCPDCGRRFRQRGSLAIHRRAHTGEKPYACPDCKSRFTYPYLLAIHQRKHTGEKPYSCPDCSLRFAYTSLLAIHRRAHTGEKPYPCPDCGRRFTYSSLLLSHQRIHSDSRPFPCAECGKAFKRKSALEAHQWIHRSCSERCGWQQAAVGLSEPVHVLGGQDPPVHFRHFPDIFQECG; from the exons atggaagcGTGGAGCCCGGAGGTCCAGGATCCCGAGGGTGAGAGCCCTGGAACTGTCAGCGGAGGCCAGGGACAGAAAGCAG GATCCAGGGATGGGAATGAGGAGAAGGAAAGGGTGAAGAACTGTCCAAAACAAAAAGTGGTGGCACATGAAGTGGCTCTCAAGGAGTGGTTGCCCAGCGCCATCTGCCCAGAGCTCTGCAGCAGCAAGCCCTGGCTCGAGGACACTGTGACCCGAAGACCGCCCTACTCTTGCCTACACTGTGGCCGCAACTTTAGCTACCCTTCCCTCCTGGCCAGCCACCAGCGGGTCCACTCCGGGGAGCGGCCCTTCCCCTGCACCCAGTGCTCAGCACGTTTCTCCCAGCGCAAGTACCTGCTCCAGCATCAGTTCATCCACACCGGCGAGAAGCCCTACCCCTGTCCCGACTGCGGACGCCGCTTCCGCCAGAGGGGTTCCCTCGCTATCCACAGGCGGGCTCACACTGGGGAGAAGCCCTACGCGTGCCCAGACTGCAAGAGTCGCTTCACTTACCCCTACCTGCTGGCCATCCACCAGCGCAAGCACACCGGCGAGAAGCCCTATAGCTGCCCCGACTGCAGCCTCCGTTTTGCCTACACCTCGCTGCTGGCCATCCACAGGCGCGCACACACGGGCGAGAAGCCCTACCCCTGTCCAGACTGCGGCCGCCGCTTCACCTACTCTTCTCTCCTCCTCAGTCACCAGCGCATTCACTCCGACAGCCGGCCCTTCCCCTGCGCAgagtgtgggaaagccttcaagCGCAAGTCCGCCCTGGAAGCCCATCAGTGGATCCACCGCTCCTGCAGCGAGAGGTGCGGGTGGCAGCAGGCCGCGGTGGGGCTTTCAGAGCCCGTCCatgttttgggaggccaggatccCCCAGTTCACTTCCGGCACTTTCCAGATATATTTCAGGAGTGTGGGTGA